One window of Pectobacterium carotovorum genomic DNA carries:
- the cpxR gene encoding envelope stress response regulator transcription factor CpxR translates to MNKILLVDDDRELTALLKELLEMEGFNVVVAYDGEQALQILDNTIDLLLLDVMMPKKNGIDTLKELRQQHQTPVIMLTARGSELDRVLGLELGADDYLPKPFNDRELVARIRAILRRSNWTDQQQAGDNSAPTLEVDGLRLNPGRQEASFDDIVLDLTGTEFTLLYLLAQRLGQVVSREHLSQEVLGKRLTPFDRAIDMHISNLRRKLPERKDGLPWFKTLRGRGYLMVSAA, encoded by the coding sequence ATGAATAAAATTCTGCTGGTTGATGACGATAGAGAGCTGACCGCTTTACTGAAAGAATTGCTCGAAATGGAAGGTTTTAACGTCGTTGTCGCCTACGACGGCGAGCAGGCGTTACAGATATTAGATAACACCATTGACCTGTTATTACTGGATGTGATGATGCCGAAGAAAAACGGTATCGATACATTAAAAGAACTACGACAGCAGCATCAAACACCGGTCATTATGCTGACCGCCCGCGGCAGTGAATTAGACCGCGTTCTTGGCTTGGAACTGGGTGCTGATGATTATCTGCCGAAGCCCTTTAACGACCGGGAACTAGTGGCGCGAATTCGCGCGATTCTCCGCCGTTCCAACTGGACCGATCAACAGCAGGCAGGCGATAACAGCGCGCCGACGTTGGAAGTCGATGGCCTGCGTCTGAACCCCGGACGGCAGGAAGCCAGCTTCGACGATATCGTGCTGGATCTGACGGGCACCGAATTCACGCTGCTCTATCTGCTGGCACAGCGGCTGGGACAGGTGGTTTCCCGCGAGCATTTAAGTCAGGAAGTGCTAGGGAAACGGCTGACACCGTTTGACCGCGCGATCGATATGCATATCTCGAACCTGCGACGTAAATTGCCAGAGCGCAAGGACGGTCTGCCTTGGTTTAAAACGCTGCGTGGACGAGGCTATTTGATGGTATCGGCTGCATGA
- the cpxP gene encoding cell-envelope stress modulator CpxP, whose product MQQFATLSLASLLMLGTFTAFAAESGDAPASGWHIDDSATKGAPGQQGMFDGVRLTEQQRQQMRDLMHQSRQDKPAFNAEDVKAMHKLVTAETFDEAAVRAQITRMMSVQLERQIQMTRVRNQMYNLLTPAQKEILELKHKQRMKEMQQQISMFNQMAAPAPGTTSHTETKNPE is encoded by the coding sequence ATGCAACAGTTCGCAACCTTATCTCTTGCTTCACTGCTTATGTTAGGCACTTTTACCGCCTTTGCAGCAGAAAGTGGAGACGCCCCGGCGAGCGGCTGGCATATCGATGATTCCGCCACAAAAGGCGCACCCGGCCAGCAAGGTATGTTCGATGGCGTGAGGCTGACTGAGCAACAGCGTCAGCAAATGCGTGATTTGATGCACCAAAGTCGTCAGGACAAACCGGCGTTTAATGCCGAAGATGTTAAAGCCATGCATAAGCTGGTGACGGCAGAAACGTTTGATGAAGCGGCGGTGCGAGCGCAGATAACCCGAATGATGAGTGTGCAGCTTGAGCGTCAGATTCAGATGACCCGAGTGCGCAACCAAATGTATAACCTGCTGACGCCAGCGCAGAAAGAGATACTAGAGCTGAAGCATAAGCAACGCATGAAAGAGATGCAGCAGCAGATATCCATGTTTAACCAGATGGCCGCGCCAGCACCAGGCACGACAAGCCATACCGAGACAAAGAATCCCGAGTAG
- a CDS encoding AAA family ATPase: protein MEKHSPTANDVLRQHAEIRFADELARLTKADENNPKPQGWLRSPRAVRQFILGDEALDISAKFFGDNALVDRAIVTLLGKQGLMLVGEPGTAKSMLSELFAAAISGDSGLTIQGTAGTTEDHIKYSWNYALLLAEGPTERALIGSPLYQGMMQGRIVRFEEITRCPPEIQDVLVSLMSEKQLMIPEMGEQGRISAKPGFNLIGTANLRDRGVHEMSAALKRRFNFETVRPIQDPEFEIELIQTQLTRELGDLAALVTVPPSVIELLVTTFQELRSGNTRDGGSIKTPDAVMSSAEAVNIAYASALEAHYLGDSTLNAGAIARQIIGVVLKDNPDDAKRMRYYVDNVARERAKGSDDWKAFYDASRQFWK from the coding sequence ATGGAAAAACACTCACCGACAGCCAACGATGTACTTCGTCAACATGCTGAAATCCGCTTTGCTGATGAATTAGCACGCCTGACTAAAGCGGACGAAAATAACCCGAAGCCGCAGGGTTGGCTGCGTTCACCCCGTGCGGTGCGCCAGTTTATTCTGGGTGACGAGGCCTTAGATATTTCCGCGAAATTTTTTGGCGATAATGCGCTGGTCGATCGGGCGATTGTGACGCTGCTGGGGAAACAGGGATTGATGCTGGTTGGCGAGCCTGGAACTGCAAAATCCATGCTGTCTGAGCTGTTTGCGGCGGCAATATCGGGAGATTCCGGCCTGACCATTCAAGGCACGGCGGGAACGACGGAAGACCATATCAAGTATTCATGGAACTATGCGCTGCTGCTTGCCGAAGGCCCCACCGAGCGCGCGCTTATCGGTTCACCGCTCTATCAGGGGATGATGCAGGGCAGGATTGTCCGCTTTGAGGAAATCACCCGCTGCCCGCCGGAAATACAAGATGTCCTGGTCTCTTTGATGTCTGAAAAACAGCTGATGATTCCTGAAATGGGTGAGCAAGGGCGGATCAGTGCCAAGCCCGGTTTTAACCTGATTGGCACGGCGAACTTGCGCGATCGCGGCGTACATGAAATGTCAGCCGCATTAAAACGGCGCTTTAACTTTGAAACCGTGAGGCCGATTCAAGACCCTGAATTCGAAATTGAGCTTATTCAAACGCAGCTTACGCGTGAACTGGGCGATCTGGCCGCGCTTGTCACCGTGCCACCGAGCGTCATTGAACTGCTGGTGACCACATTTCAGGAACTGCGCTCGGGCAATACGCGCGACGGCGGCAGCATCAAAACGCCTGATGCAGTGATGTCGAGTGCGGAAGCGGTCAACATTGCCTATGCCTCCGCGCTTGAGGCGCATTATCTGGGCGACAGCACGCTGAATGCGGGCGCCATCGCCCGCCAGATTATCGGCGTGGTATTAAAAGATAATCCTGACGATGCA
- a CDS encoding DUF4132 domain-containing protein: MIKKLFDLLPIFGDKKVTPTENLLQESLLPLAELDKTLPKKIFHYVMTGTEPEVLYALNQLDSDKTIVLLDKPGSVDWYYVQNNSFNSSEYSKIIRQARNARYKLYSMVGQGLTNEQTVRFAKVLAAACQNKNIKIITDEVPNWMVYLLCDALVTTLKSTSNEKLKLKHRADWSVQLLADLVASEQHDEKGENILFAIFDRKEIGEYYSSELALFFELPDLQTYIESHAQFVRTTLVDKLSALGLIQFLKYLSDREVLRVFFSDVIVKLAMDQKKTVRSEAEPLLNTLPANDVKKYLSDILFNGTPKQRSQAADLFARQGENKDILEQALQLEKSKAVIKSIESAMTRFDVVDTAQDMALPELPELTLLVDTPLPESAKDILVENLIEMVETARINAEKEIEQNKSNAYKYKWAQDHYAKLKKLNAEHCRSLVDKLNHGNHKLSSEDTSIIKYKKRITNLPEFTFYHAMRIIFGNMYAHFNLSTARIEHEAPAHIVAGLELRQIEGVLQALACPEPARIAASLCLESYNHGLRLFPKPEQLWPFFSQHPDYIAEALGLLPNKSDSQYRKFELGQAFELLDKFPAIPAQFIPRIMELALGENKTFRVSAQKLLEKLPNVHVNAQESLHSAKQEIRITTIEWLARIKHKDSIAPLYALLKKEKRETVRAALLAALEQFGEDISPYLSEKVLRDEALKGLKASPPASMSWFDYNAIPSLKWENGKAVDADIIKWWIILAVKLKMPAGNTLLQRYVGLLAKESQHKLGHFVLHSFITQDVKNPSLEDAMLEAHKDAPARLKTYQYYLERYPEYYQKYEHYTLEQAAEEIKNEVLRRYLGSAIADKGMLALIGRIEGHVAVSALRNYTRDHYQRRSQIEAMISAMAISDDPLIIQLLLSLSRRYRTAAIQEKARELVKEIADRNGWSADELADRTIPTAGLDETGTLVLEYGERIFTARMDSKQKLVLLNPEGKEIKALPAARKTDNEEQIKEAKKLFSSSKKELKQVIDLQTARLYESMCAQRQWSGEDWQTYIMGHPVMRPLIERLVWQEVKGEQVLNTFRPTDDGCLLNLEDDEVELSDGTMIQLAHAAIVDNETREAWLAHFKDYKVTFLFSQMVNMLPELDRKRVEIEDKKGWLTDTFTLRGVLTKMGYQRAPAEDGGSFNHYYKHFSSLNVYVNIGFSGSYVPEENIPAVLFDLSFEKNQQNYWDRNNLALQDVPPILLAESYADYLKAAEACSGYDADWESKTPW; this comes from the coding sequence ATGATAAAAAAATTATTCGATCTGTTGCCGATTTTTGGTGACAAGAAAGTAACGCCGACGGAAAATCTGTTGCAAGAATCTCTCTTACCGCTTGCAGAACTTGATAAAACGTTGCCGAAGAAAATATTTCATTATGTCATGACGGGCACCGAACCTGAGGTTCTTTATGCCTTAAATCAGTTAGATTCTGATAAAACAATCGTCCTTCTGGACAAGCCGGGTTCGGTTGACTGGTACTATGTTCAAAATAATAGTTTTAATTCCAGTGAATATAGTAAAATAATCAGGCAGGCAAGGAATGCACGTTATAAACTCTATTCCATGGTAGGCCAAGGGTTAACAAACGAACAAACGGTACGCTTTGCGAAAGTATTAGCTGCGGCATGTCAGAATAAAAATATAAAAATAATAACTGACGAAGTACCAAATTGGATGGTTTATTTGCTCTGTGATGCGCTGGTCACTACGTTGAAAAGCACATCTAATGAAAAGCTTAAATTAAAGCACCGTGCTGACTGGAGTGTTCAACTTCTCGCTGACCTGGTTGCTAGTGAACAGCATGATGAGAAAGGCGAGAATATTTTATTTGCTATTTTTGATCGGAAGGAAATAGGCGAATACTATAGCTCGGAGTTAGCGCTTTTCTTTGAACTCCCTGATTTGCAGACATACATCGAAAGTCATGCACAGTTTGTCCGCACGACGCTAGTGGACAAACTTTCTGCACTCGGCCTGATTCAGTTCCTGAAATACTTGTCCGATCGTGAAGTGTTGCGTGTTTTTTTCTCAGATGTCATTGTTAAATTAGCAATGGATCAGAAAAAAACGGTGCGCAGCGAAGCTGAACCGCTGCTGAATACGCTTCCCGCTAATGATGTCAAAAAATACCTGAGTGATATCCTATTTAACGGAACGCCAAAACAGCGCTCTCAGGCTGCCGATCTCTTTGCCCGTCAAGGCGAAAATAAAGATATTTTAGAACAGGCGTTACAGTTAGAAAAAAGTAAGGCAGTAATAAAAAGTATCGAAAGTGCTATGACACGTTTTGACGTTGTTGATACGGCACAGGATATGGCACTCCCTGAATTACCCGAACTCACGCTGCTGGTTGATACGCCGTTGCCTGAAAGCGCAAAAGATATTCTTGTCGAAAACCTGATCGAGATGGTGGAAACGGCAAGAATAAATGCGGAAAAAGAAATAGAACAAAATAAATCGAATGCGTACAAATACAAATGGGCGCAAGATCATTATGCTAAATTAAAAAAATTGAATGCTGAGCATTGCCGTTCTTTGGTTGATAAGCTTAATCATGGTAATCATAAATTATCTAGTGAAGATACTAGCATTATTAAATATAAAAAACGTATTACCAATCTTCCTGAATTTACGTTTTACCATGCTATGAGAATTATTTTTGGCAACATGTATGCACATTTCAATCTAAGCACTGCTCGAATAGAACATGAAGCACCCGCTCATATTGTCGCAGGATTGGAATTACGACAAATTGAAGGTGTTTTGCAGGCGCTGGCATGCCCAGAACCTGCACGGATCGCCGCCTCGTTATGTTTAGAGTCTTATAATCATGGGTTGAGGCTATTCCCTAAACCGGAACAGCTCTGGCCTTTTTTCTCTCAACATCCAGACTATATCGCCGAAGCGTTGGGGCTATTGCCGAATAAGAGTGACAGCCAATATCGAAAATTTGAATTGGGTCAGGCCTTTGAGCTGCTTGATAAATTCCCTGCTATTCCCGCGCAGTTTATTCCACGCATTATGGAATTGGCGTTAGGCGAGAATAAAACGTTCCGCGTGAGTGCGCAGAAGTTGCTTGAAAAATTGCCGAACGTGCATGTGAATGCGCAGGAAAGCCTACATTCCGCGAAACAAGAAATCCGTATTACCACGATTGAATGGCTTGCGCGGATAAAACATAAAGACAGCATCGCGCCGCTTTATGCACTGTTAAAAAAAGAGAAGAGAGAAACCGTCCGTGCCGCATTGCTGGCGGCGTTAGAGCAGTTTGGTGAGGATATTTCGCCGTATTTGTCCGAAAAGGTATTGCGTGACGAAGCGTTGAAGGGATTGAAAGCAAGCCCGCCTGCGAGCATGAGCTGGTTTGACTATAACGCGATACCGTCATTGAAATGGGAAAACGGCAAGGCCGTCGATGCCGACATTATCAAATGGTGGATCATTCTGGCGGTGAAATTAAAAATGCCCGCCGGTAACACGTTATTGCAACGCTATGTCGGGTTATTAGCCAAAGAGAGCCAGCATAAGCTGGGCCATTTTGTTTTACATTCCTTCATCACGCAGGATGTAAAAAACCCATCGCTGGAAGACGCGATGCTGGAAGCGCATAAGGATGCGCCCGCACGTTTAAAAACGTATCAGTATTATCTTGAGCGTTACCCTGAGTATTACCAAAAATATGAGCATTACACGCTGGAGCAGGCGGCTGAGGAAATAAAGAATGAAGTCTTGCGGCGCTATTTAGGTTCTGCCATCGCGGATAAAGGTATGTTGGCGTTGATTGGTCGTATCGAGGGCCATGTTGCCGTCTCCGCATTACGCAATTACACGCGTGACCATTATCAGCGTCGTTCACAGATTGAAGCGATGATCAGCGCGATGGCGATTAGCGACGATCCGCTCATTATCCAATTGTTACTCTCACTTTCACGCCGCTACCGTACCGCGGCGATTCAGGAAAAGGCGCGTGAGTTAGTCAAAGAGATTGCCGACCGCAATGGCTGGAGCGCGGATGAGCTGGCCGACCGCACGATCCCTACGGCGGGGTTGGATGAAACGGGCACGCTGGTGCTGGAATACGGAGAGCGGATCTTTACCGCACGCATGGACAGCAAACAGAAGTTGGTGCTCCTGAACCCGGAAGGGAAAGAGATTAAAGCCCTGCCTGCGGCGCGTAAAACGGATAACGAAGAGCAGATAAAAGAAGCGAAAAAGCTGTTCTCATCGAGCAAAAAAGAGCTGAAACAGGTGATCGACCTGCAAACCGCACGTTTGTATGAATCGATGTGTGCTCAGCGCCAATGGTCGGGCGAGGACTGGCAGACTTACATCATGGGTCACCCTGTGATGCGTCCGTTAATCGAGCGTCTGGTGTGGCAAGAAGTGAAGGGTGAGCAGGTGCTCAATACCTTCCGGCCGACGGATGACGGTTGCTTACTTAATCTTGAAGACGATGAAGTGGAATTATCGGACGGCACGATGATTCAGCTTGCGCATGCGGCCATTGTCGATAACGAGACGCGTGAAGCCTGGCTCGCGCACTTTAAGGATTATAAAGTGACGTTCTTGTTCTCGCAGATGGTGAACATGCTGCCCGAACTCGATCGTAAACGGGTTGAAATTGAGGATAAAAAAGGGTGGTTGACCGATACGTTCACGTTGCGCGGCGTCTTAACCAAGATGGGATACCAGCGTGCGCCAGCGGAAGATGGCGGATCGTTTAACCATTATTATAAGCATTTCAGTAGCTTGAATGTGTACGTCAATATTGGGTTTAGCGGTAGCTACGTGCCAGAAGAAAATATTCCGGCGGTCTTGTTTGATTTGAGCTTTGAGAAAAATCAGCAAAATTATTGGGATCGCAACAATCTGGCATTACAGGATGTCCCGCCCATTTTACTGGCAGAAAGCTATGCCGATTACCTGAAAGCCGCAGAAGCCTGCTCGGGATACGATGCCGACTGGGAAAGCAAAACGCCTTGGTAA
- a CDS encoding type II toxin-antitoxin system HicB family antitoxin produces the protein MTKALNTPNTMVVSGQPAIISYVPEMGMFRGKFIGLSGYCDFVADSINGLRSEGEISLREYLEDCQENGIEPYEREEKVKTFTLRYPESFGERLTIAAAERHISVNTFIVETLSEHLKQA, from the coding sequence ATGACGAAAGCACTCAACACACCAAATACGATGGTTGTTTCTGGACAACCGGCCATTATCAGTTACGTACCGGAAATGGGTATGTTTCGTGGTAAGTTTATTGGTTTATCTGGCTACTGTGATTTTGTCGCTGACAGTATTAATGGTTTGAGAAGCGAGGGTGAAATTTCGCTACGCGAATATCTGGAAGACTGTCAGGAAAATGGCATCGAACCTTACGAGCGTGAAGAGAAGGTGAAAACATTCACCCTCCGTTACCCTGAGTCATTCGGGGAACGACTGACCATTGCGGCCGCTGAACGTCACATTTCAGTGAATACGTTTATTGTTGAAACGCTTAGCGAACACCTGAAACAGGCTTGA